CACCACCTTCTTTTTCTTCCTGAACACCACAAACAAAACAAGCGCCACAGGAACCAGGAGCAGCCATAAGCGCCGGTCAGCCTTTCGCTCGGGTACCGCCGGCTGCAATGCGTTCGGCGGAAAATCCAGCGACCACGCCCGCACACCGGACACACTGTCCTTATTATTATATATCGTAACCGCAATCAGCTGCTGGCTTTGCGGACTGTAATACAAGTCCGCAAACGACCCGATGTCGTAAAATTGGTATGGCAACGAATCCCCCATCAGCCGGAACTCCGGCTCCGACAAGGAGCCGCGTACCAACTGGAGGCTCGACTGGAACCTGTCTGTCGGGTAAATCAACCCGTAATATTCCCGGCTGGCGGAATCTATAATGAGACTGTTCGCGAAACAAAAATGATGCTCGGGCTGGGGGAGTGTATACAAATGCTTAAACGTCCCCGACTGCACGCTGTACGCCAGCATGTCGTACGTGAAGCGGGGATTCACCGCCTGGTCGCCCGTATTGCTGCCGTACCCGCCGATGATGAACGCCGTATCGCCCGCGGCATTGAGCCCCAGCCCCGCTAGGTAACGCGGCGAAAAAGGGTCGCCGGTTGCGGGAACGGAATCCCAGCGGTTGTCGCGGAAACGGTAGCGCTGGACCGTATTCTTATAATGCAGCTGGCCGTAACCACTTATGATATACAGACTGCTGTCGGCCGGAGCATAGAATTTATTCGCCTGCCACCACTCCGTAAGCTCGGTGGCGTAAAAGGTATTGGACCAGCGGTCGCTGCCCGGGGTGAGGGTGGCCACTTTCTTTTCGTCGATGTAGAAATTGAGGATGCGGTGCGAATGGGGATCGTACACCGACTGGTTACCCGCCGGGAGGATGCGGTTGCCGCGCCCTGCGGGATCGGCGCGGAGGGCGCCGTTGCGGAGCGAGTAGGTGAACAGCGTATCGTCGGTCACGACGTAGAGCAGATCATCGCGTTCGTTGTAAGCTAAGCTGGGGGTGCCGGTGGTTTCGAGGGTGAGGCGGTTCTGCCATTGCTGGTGGCGGGGCTTGATCCATACAGGGTTGGTGGCCCTGGCTGGCGTGCCTTTTGCTTCGTCACGGGCTTCCTGGCCGGAGGATTCGTTCAGCGGATAGGAGCGGGCAATGGTGCCGTTTTCGCGCAGGCGCACGTCGCGCAGGCGCATAGGCGGCACATCCAGCGTCTGGAACCCTTCGTGCTTGATGGCCCCGAAAAAGATCCGCGCGCAGGAACCTTTCTTAAAAGGCATCCTGCCACTGCCGGCCGGTTTGTCGTTGCAATAAAACGCCGCCGTTTGCGTCCCCGCATCCAGCACCACCCGCAGCCGGAGCCACTGGCCCGTCAGCAATGAGCTGTCGAGCGGAGCGCTGCCTGTTATCTTTTCCCCGATCACGAAATGAATGGTCATCGTCCGCTGGTTGTACACCAGGTCGATATTCTGACGGTCTTCGGTCAACATCCGCAGAATATATCCGAAATACGTTTCAAGATGAGGGCGGAAGGCGAGCTGAAAGGCAAGTTCCGTTTGCCCGTCTTTCAGGCAATAGGGCGCTCCGGGGGTGAGGTCGAGCGCCGTGCGGTGCTCGGGCACCACTTCATGACTGGAGAATTCCAGTCCGTGCGATTGGCTCATCACGGCAAACCCCTGGCACAAACAGGCAATGATACAATATATATACTTCCTCATGGGAGGCGCGAAGTCTTGGTTGAAATGATTACGTGGACGTCTGTTTTACACTTATCGATCCTATGCTAACTGATCCGTCTTAAAGGAACAAAAAATTGGGGAATAAACGCAGATACGCACTGTGATTTCCGGAAAAGTAGCGCGTGAAAGGATGAAAATCTACAGAAATGACGAAGAATTGAAGAAATTAATATATTGGTTAATGGCAATAAATCAATATGTTGTAAAATATTTGAAAATTAATTTCCCGGTTAGTGGTTTCGTTAATGGGTTTGTTAGTGGGTTGCGGGTTACTTGCATCAACATTCAACAATTCCACGAAACGGATATGAAAAAAACGATGCAATTCCTCCTGGCGGGCAGTCTGTTGATGCCGGCATGCCATGCGCAGGTATCTAACGAACCGGCTTACCTGCAAAGCGTAGATCCTACGATCGGGTCGGTTGGGGCTTTGCTGGAGCCGACGCGGCCCACCGTGCAGCTGCCCAACCAGATGATCCGGTTTACGCCGCAAAGAAAAGATTTCCTGGACGACCAGATTTCCAGCTTCCCGCTCAACGTGGTATCGCACCGTCTCGGCCAGGTGTTCGCCATCAAGCCGAATACTTTCCCGGTGGCCCCGGAACGCTGGCGCGCCAGACAGACCTGGGATCATGCGCTGGAGGTGAACCGCCCCTGGTATTATTCCACTTACCTGGTAGATGAGGAAATAAAAGTAGAATTTACGGCGGGAAAGAAAACGGGAATTTTCCGGTTTACGTTCCCGGAAGGCAAAACCAAATCTTTGCTGCTCGATGTGTATAACCAGGGGCCCTCGTCCTGGGAGTTCCTTCCCGGCAACCGTATCCGCGGGATGGAAACCTGGCAGAACGATGTGAAAGTGTACATGTACGGCGCCTTCAGCGAAGCGCCCGTTCCGGTGCAGCAGCCAGGCCCCCGCGCGGCGGCTGCTTTCCCTTCCGCCACGCGCAGCCTCGAATTCAAATACGCCATCAGCTACGTGAGCCCCGGCCAGGCGCAGCGCAACTTCGAAACCGAAGTCGCGGGCGCTTCCTTCCGGCAGCTCGCTGATAACGGACGGAAAGCCTGGGACCGGGTGATCGGGCAGATCCGGGTGGAAGGCGGTACCCCCGCGCAGCAGCGCTCTTTTTACTCCGCCCTGTACCGCTGCTACGAAAGAATGACCGACGTCACCGAAGACGGACAATATTACAGCGGCTACAGCAAACGCGTGGAGAAGGCGGACCGGCCGTTTTATGTGGACGATTGGTCGTGGGATTCCTATCTCGCCCATCATCCCCTCCGCGTCATCCTCGATCCGAAAGGGGAGGAAGACATGCTGCAATCCTACGTAAAGATGTACGAACAGAGCGGTTGGATGCCCACCTTCCCGGTGCTCTTCGGCGACCACGCCTGCATGAACGGCTTCCATTCCACCATCGTTTTCCTCGACGCCTGGCGCAAAGGGCTCCGCAATTACGATATCGAACAGGCTTATGCCGGGATGCGCAAGAACGCGGTCAGCGCCACCATGCTGCCATGGCGCAACGGTGAAAAAACGGTGCTCGACGATTTCTACTACGAGAAAGGTTATTTCCCCTCCCTCGCGCCGGGTGAGAAGGAGCCGGTGGATAAAGTACATTCCTTCGAGAAGCGGCAGGCCGTGGCCGTAACCCTTGGCAACGCCTACGACGATTGGGCGTTGGCACAACTGGCTGGCGACCTCGGTAAAATTTCCGATACAGCCCTCTTCGCGCCGCGCGGGCGCAACTTCCATCATCTCTGGCATCCGGAGAAGAAGATGTTCCTGCCGAAAGACGACCAGGGCAACTGGATCCCCATCGATCCGAAATTCGACGGCGGCATGGGCGGCCGCGATTATTACGATGAGAACAACGGCTGGACCTACATGTGGCAGGTGCAGCAGGACATTCCCGCCCTCATCGCCCTCAATGGCGGCCCGGCGGCGTTCGAAGCGCGCCTCGACCAGTTGTTCCGCGAAGGCCTCGACCGCTCGAAATACGAATTCTGGAGCAAATTCCCCGATGCCACGGGGCTCGTGGGGCAGTTCTCCATGGGCAACGAACCAAGTTTTCATATTCCATTCCTCTACAATTTCACCGCCTCGCCCTGGAAAACGCAAAAACGCACCCGCTTTCTGCTCGACACCTGGTTTGCAGACAACATCTTCGGCATCCCCGGCGATGAAGACGGCGGCGGCATGTCGGCCTTCGTGGTGTTTGCGAGCATGGGCTTTTATCCGGTTACGCCCGGTATTCCGGAGTATACCATCACCAGCCCGGTGTTCAGCAACGTGGCGATAAGCCTGCAGAACGGGAAAACCTTCCGGGTGTCGGCGCCGAAAAATTCCACCGTCAATAAATATATCCAAAGCGCGCGCTTTAATGGCAAACCGCTGACCCGGCTCAGCTTCACGCACACCGACCTGATGGCCGGCGGGCACCTGGAACTGGAGATGGGACCGCTGCCGAACAAAAAGCTGGGCGCAGAATAAAAAGATATTCCGACAGCATTAATTAACCAAGATCAACATCCCCTTATGCGCTATGCAAACACGTTTCCACCCTGATCCGGTCCCGGCCGCACGTCCGGCAACCGGCATGAACACTTATCATCCTTTCCAAATGAACAGCATGAAAACATTTACGTTATGAAGAAATTCCATTTACTACTGATGCTGCTTTTCCTATTGCCCGCGTACCTGGTCGCCCAGCAAAAGGCGATCAGCGGGAAGGTACGGGAAAGCAAAGACGGCACTCCGCTGCCGGGCGTTAGCGTCTACACCACTGACGCTGCCGGCAAAAGGCACGGCGTAACCACCGATGCCCGCGGCGAATACCTCATCCAGGTTCCGGCAAACACCACCCAGCTTACGTTTGCGTTCCTGGGCATGGTGAGCGTTACCGAAACGATCGGTAACAGGACAACCATCGACGTGGTGCTTACTTCCACCGAAGAGCAGCTCGCCGGCGTGGTGGTGGTAGGTTACGGTACGAAAAGAAAAGAAGTGGTAACCGGCGCGGTGAGCAACATCACCGGCAAGGAAATCCAGACGACCACCAACATCAGTTTGGCCCAAAAGCTCCAGGGCAAGGTGGCCGGCCTTCAGATCCGCCAGCTGGGCGGTGAGCCGG
Above is a genomic segment from Chitinophaga pollutisoli containing:
- a CDS encoding GH92 family glycosyl hydrolase, with protein sequence MKKTMQFLLAGSLLMPACHAQVSNEPAYLQSVDPTIGSVGALLEPTRPTVQLPNQMIRFTPQRKDFLDDQISSFPLNVVSHRLGQVFAIKPNTFPVAPERWRARQTWDHALEVNRPWYYSTYLVDEEIKVEFTAGKKTGIFRFTFPEGKTKSLLLDVYNQGPSSWEFLPGNRIRGMETWQNDVKVYMYGAFSEAPVPVQQPGPRAAAAFPSATRSLEFKYAISYVSPGQAQRNFETEVAGASFRQLADNGRKAWDRVIGQIRVEGGTPAQQRSFYSALYRCYERMTDVTEDGQYYSGYSKRVEKADRPFYVDDWSWDSYLAHHPLRVILDPKGEEDMLQSYVKMYEQSGWMPTFPVLFGDHACMNGFHSTIVFLDAWRKGLRNYDIEQAYAGMRKNAVSATMLPWRNGEKTVLDDFYYEKGYFPSLAPGEKEPVDKVHSFEKRQAVAVTLGNAYDDWALAQLAGDLGKISDTALFAPRGRNFHHLWHPEKKMFLPKDDQGNWIPIDPKFDGGMGGRDYYDENNGWTYMWQVQQDIPALIALNGGPAAFEARLDQLFREGLDRSKYEFWSKFPDATGLVGQFSMGNEPSFHIPFLYNFTASPWKTQKRTRFLLDTWFADNIFGIPGDEDGGGMSAFVVFASMGFYPVTPGIPEYTITSPVFSNVAISLQNGKTFRVSAPKNSTVNKYIQSARFNGKPLTRLSFTHTDLMAGGHLELEMGPLPNKKLGAE